Genomic window (Sphingomonas japonica):
TCCTCGCAACCATAGCGGGCATTGTTGAGCAGCGACGTGTAAATGACTTTGCGGCCGCCGCTATATTCATAGATCAACGCGACATGGTCGTAGACTTCGCGGCCATCCTTCCAGAAGCAGATGCTGCCCGATCCCATCACGCGGGTCGGCACGGCGTCCAGGAACCAGTTGCCGACCTGAAGCTGGTGGGTGGCAAGCTCGGTCATCAGTCCGGCCGAGCTGTCGCGATACAGCCGCCAGTTGATCTGCCGGTCGCTGACCCCCTCCGGCACGGGACGCCGCCAGCTGTTGTTGCGATGCCAGCTCGCGCGAATCTGGGTGATCGTGCCTATCTCGCCCGCCTTCACCCGCTTGAGCGCGTTGAGATAGGTGGGATGGAACATCCGCTGGTGGCCGATCTGCAGCACCTTGCCGCTGTCCCGCGCCTGGCGCACCATCGTCCCGCAATCCGCGATCGTGCGCGCCATCGCCTTTTCGCACCAGACATGCAGCCCGGCGGCGAAGCCGTCCGCGGTGTGGCGCGCATGCACATGGAGCGGGGTGGCGATCACGAGCGCGTCGATCCCGCCGGCGTCGATCATCGCGCGATGATCGGCAAAGGCGCGCACCCCTGCGTCGACCAGGGCGCGGCCCTTGGCAAGGTTCGCCGCGTAATTGTCGCAGATCGACACGACCGCGCAGTTGCGCGTCTTGGCGATGTTCTGGATCAGCGCGCGCCCGCGATCGCCGGTGCCGATCACGCCCAGCCGTACCCGATCGCTCGTCTCTAGCTGCGCGGCGCCGGCAGCCGAAACCGCCCAGGGCGCGGCGCTGGCGACGCCGATCGCAGCTGTGGCCTTGAGCACCCGATCGATGAAGGATCGGCGCGTCAGGTCGAAATCATGGTCAGTCATCAACACGATATCCTGGAGAGATGGACGGGCATCGCCGCTTCGTCGGCGAAATCGAACAGGAAGCGGCGTGCCGAACCGTCGGCCAGCAACCGGCGTGCATCGTCCTTATCGGCAACCAGCAAGCCGGTGCTGATCATCTCGGCACGCGCGCCAAGCTGGTCTATCGCGATCGCGGTGCGCGGGATCGAGGCGATTGCCCCGTCGCCGGGGCGGATCATTGCCGAACGTTCGGGCGCGGCGGTGCCGGCGCCGACAGTCGACGAGATGGACAGTGCCTCATCGACGAGCTCGAGCTCTATCAGCACGGTGTCGGGATCGAGGGGGTGCGGGACCGCGAACGGCCATGCCCCGCCAAGGGGATGTTCGCCGATCACCGCGATCGAGCTTTCGCCTGCCGACAGCAATGCCGATACGACGCCCGCATCGCGCAGCACCGCGCATGCGCGATCCAGCGCAAAGCCCTTGCCGAAACCGCCGAAGTCCAGCGCGACCGGGTGTGAGGCGGACACATGCGTGCCATCGCGGTCCGACGCGATCGCGCTCCACCGCGCCGAAGTCTCTTGGGCATCGGCGACGGGGTCGAACCATCCATGCGTCAGCATATGGCCGTCCGCGATCTGGAGCAGCGCGTCGGAAAGTTCGCGATTGGTGACGACCGCCGATCCCCCCGCGCGCAGGCACTCGTTGAGCGCGGTCGTCGGGGACGGGCGGTGGATGGTCAGCGCATCGTCGACCGCCTCGATCGCCCGGCGCG
Coding sequences:
- a CDS encoding Gfo/Idh/MocA family protein, which translates into the protein MTDHDFDLTRRSFIDRVLKATAAIGVASAAPWAVSAAGAAQLETSDRVRLGVIGTGDRGRALIQNIAKTRNCAVVSICDNYAANLAKGRALVDAGVRAFADHRAMIDAGGIDALVIATPLHVHARHTADGFAAGLHVWCEKAMARTIADCGTMVRQARDSGKVLQIGHQRMFHPTYLNALKRVKAGEIGTITQIRASWHRNNSWRRPVPEGVSDRQINWRLYRDSSAGLMTELATHQLQVGNWFLDAVPTRVMGSGSICFWKDGREVYDHVALIYEYSGGRKVIYTSLLNNARYGCEEQIQGSKGTIEPELGRIFMEVPPKTLALQRMQADVKRGQKRAIPIGGATWFPELPVTTPGEPLGWGEYSETMLQFEGFAEAVRSGRPLPGLLAQAYHASVASLLGEEAMISGEAKPWPASLVAIQEGAPS
- a CDS encoding FAD:protein FMN transferase codes for the protein MELHVFGAADDKLLGAARRAIEAVDDALTIHRPSPTTALNECLRAGGSAVVTNRELSDALLQIADGHMLTHGWFDPVADAQETSARWSAIASDRDGTHVSASHPVALDFGGFGKGFALDRACAVLRDAGVVSALLSAGESSIAVIGEHPLGGAWPFAVPHPLDPDTVLIELELVDEALSISSTVGAGTAAPERSAMIRPGDGAIASIPRTAIAIDQLGARAEMISTGLLVADKDDARRLLADGSARRFLFDFADEAAMPVHLSRISC